The following DNA comes from Bacteroidales bacterium.
TGCAACTGACGATGAAAGCCAGGTTGATTTTATTAATAAAATAGTCGGCATACTTTACGATCCTGATAAAGATACTAAAAGAGTGGTCCAGGATGAAGGTGTTGATATGGTAGCGCTTTCGGCTAATAATTTTTATGAAAATGTGACGCAACAGGAAGCTGAGGATTTTTATAATGCAATGAATAAAACCAATAATCCGGAACCGCCGCAATATGGATTGAATTCAAAACTTATAAAAAGAGACGGCAAGCTGCAGGAGCTGGTGTGGAAAAAGGATGGGATGTATGGTGAGGCCATCAGCGAAATCATCTTTTGGTTGCGCAAAGCACTGGCTGTAGCCGATAACGAAAAGCAAAAAAATGCTTTGGAGAAACTTATCGAATTTTATACCACAGGCAACCTGAAAACTTTTGATGCCTACAGCATTGCCTGGCTGCAGGATGCTGACCCGCTTGTGGATGTGGTGAATGGTTTTATAGAGGTTTATGGCGATGCGCTGGGGCGCAAAGCTACGTGGGAGTCGGTGGTTTCGGTGCGCGATGCTGAGGCAACACGGCGCGCAGCCACCATTAGCGCCAACGCGCAGTGGTTCGAAGATCATTCGCCTGTGCAGCCCGAATACAAAAAAGAAAAAGTGCAGGGCGTTTCGGCACGGGGCATCAATGCGGTGGTGCTTGCCGGCGATTGTTCTCCTTCTACACCCATTGGCATCAACTTGCCCAACGCCGACTGGATTCGGGCGCGCTATGGCTCCAAATCGGTAACCATCAGCAACATCATTGCCGCCTACGACGAGGCGGGCAAAGAATCGGGCGCCATCGAAGAGTTTGCCTGGTCGGAGGAGGAAATAGCTTTGTCAAAGAAATACGGAAATCTTGCCAGTAACCTCCATGTGGATTTGCACGAAATAGTGGGGCATGGCTCGGGACGCATCAAAGAAGGTGTTGCCAATCCAGGGGACACATTAAAAAACTACGCATCTACCATCGAAGAAGCACGTGCCGATCTGTTTGCTTTGTATTTTGCTACCGATCCTAAGCTTGTGGAACTGGGACTGATGCCTGAACTAGCAGTAGGAGAGGCCGAGTACAACAGCTACATCCGCGGCGGGCTGCTTACCCAGCTGGTGCGTGTGGCGCCGGGCAAAAATCTGGAGGAGTCGCACATGCGCAACCGTCAGTTGATAGCGCTGTGGGCTTACGAGCACGGAAAAGCTGAAAACGTGATTGAATCCAAAACCCGCGATGGGAAAACTTTTTTTGTAATTAATGACTACGATAAATTACGAAGGCTTTTTGGACAACTGTTGCGCGAGGTGCAGCGCATCAAATCGGAGGGCGACT
Coding sequences within:
- a CDS encoding dihydrofolate reductase; its protein translation is MEPFKVLTEQFADIRILRYSVPGFENLPPESRELLYYLHEAALWGRDIIYDQNYKHNLLIRHTLENIFLTYRGDRTAAGWQHFVVYLKRVWFSNGIHHHYSMDKFFPELPEEDFRELMRHSESSGFATDDESQVDFINKIVGILYDPDKDTKRVVQDEGVDMVALSANNFYENVTQQEAEDFYNAMNKTNNPEPPQYGLNSKLIKRDGKLQELVWKKDGMYGEAISEIIFWLRKALAVADNEKQKNALEKLIEFYTTGNLKTFDAYSIAWLQDADPLVDVVNGFIEVYGDALGRKATWESVVSVRDAEATRRAATISANAQWFEDHSPVQPEYKKEKVQGVSARGINAVVLAGDCSPSTPIGINLPNADWIRARYGSKSVTISNIIAAYDEAGKESGAIEEFAWSEEEIALSKKYGNLASNLHVDLHEIVGHGSGRIKEGVANPGDTLKNYASTIEEARADLFALYFATDPKLVELGLMPELAVGEAEYNSYIRGGLLTQLVRVAPGKNLEESHMRNRQLIALWAYEHGKAENVIESKTRDGKTFFVINDYDKLRRLFGQLLREVQRIKSEGDYKAARQLIENYGVKVDAGLHQEVLKRWETLGIAPFSGFINPKLKSFTDANGVITDVRISYPDDFAQQMLYYSRHYAALPVK